Proteins from one Gossypium raimondii isolate GPD5lz chromosome 8, ASM2569854v1, whole genome shotgun sequence genomic window:
- the LOC105792796 gene encoding transcription factor JUNGBRUNNEN 1, with protein sequence MSMVRGTTPTVDEDVPLPGFRFHPTDEELVGFYLRRKVDNKPLTIELIKEIDIYKYDPSDLPKTGMVGENELYFFCRRGRKYRNSVRPNRVTESGFWKATGIDKPVFSVEGGEAIGLKKTLVYYRGSGGKGTKTDWMMHEFRLPNPTMTAQDAEVWTICRFFKRHRKIKQDWRQGAAKPASTGNGNGVQGYESGSVGSSSHENYITLGSQNVENYDDDDGEMVMDHMMNDGSCRREWYHGEMQCMASSSSPSSSFSTENDFFTNANWDELKSIVDLDLDPFHFAKNHF encoded by the exons ATGAGCATGGTCCGTGGCACCACCCCTACTGTGGACGAAGATGTTCCACTTCCAGGTTTCCGATTCCACCCGACAGATGAAGAGCTCGTCGGGTTTTACCTTCGACGAAAAGTCGACAACAAACCCCTCACAATCGAACTCATCAAAGAGATCGATATCTACAAATACGATCCTTCCGATCTCCCGA AAACTGGCATGGTGGGAGAGAATGAATTGTATTTCTTTTGTAGACGAGGAAGGAAGTACCGGAACAGCGTAAGACCGAACCGGGTGACAGAGTCGGGGTTCTGGAAAGCAACGGGCATCGACAAGCCTGTTTTTTCGGTTGAAGGTGGTGAAGCCATCGGGCTTAAGAAAACGTTAGTGTACTACCGTGGAAGTGGGGGCAAAGGAACTAAAACCGATTGGATGATGCATGAATTTCGCCTCCCCAATCCCACAATGACGGCACAAGATGCT GAAGTATGGACGATATGTCGATTTTTCAAGCGGCATAGAAAAATCAAACAAGATTGGAGACAAGGTGCTGCTAAACCAGCTTCAACTGGCAATGGCAATGGTGTACAAGGCTATGAAAGTGGCAGTGTGGGATCCAGCAGCCATGAAAATTACATTACATTGGGGTCTCAGAATGTTGAAAactatgatgatgatgatggtgagaTGGTTATGGATCATATGATGAATGATGGGAGTTGCAGAAGGGAATGGTATCATGGAGAGATGCAATGTAtggcatcatcatcatcaccatcttCAAGCTTTTCAACAGAAAATGATTTCTTCACAAATGCCAATTGGGATGAGCTTAAATCAATTGTAGACTTGGATCTTGATCCCTTTCATTTCGcgaaaaatcatttttaa